The genomic stretch AACGCGCCATGAAATGGGCGAACCTCCGCAAAAAACCCAAACTCGACAAAAAAGTCGCCATCACCGTCTTCAGCTTCCCCCCCGACAAAGGTAACGTCGGCACCGCCGCTTACCTCGATGTCTTCGGATCCATTTACGAAGTGATGCGCGCCCTACAAAACAACGGCTACGACATCCAAGGCCTGCCCGACTCCCCCAGCGCCCTCATGGAAGCCGTCATCCACGACGCGCAAGCCCAATACGCAACCCCCGAACTCAACATCGCCTACAAAATGTCGGTGATGGAATACGAGCGCCTCACCCCTTACTACGAGCGCCTGAACGAAAACTGGGGCAACCCTCCCGGACACCTCAACACCGACGGCGAAAACCTCCTGGTTTACGGCAAACACTTCGGCAACCTCTTTATCGGCGTACAACCCACCTTCGGCTACGAAGGCGACCCGATGCGGCTCCTATTCTCCCGCTCCGCCTCGCCCCACCACGGTTTCGCTGCCTACTACACCTACCTCAGCGAAGTCTGGAAAGCTGATGCCGTCCTTCACTTCGGCACTCACGGTTCCCTCGAGTTTATGCCCGGGAAACAAATGGGGATGAGCGACGAATGCTACCCCGATAGTTTAATCGGTACCATTCCCAACCTCTATTACTACGCCGCTAATAACCCTTCCGAAGCCACCATCGCCAAGCGTCGCAGCTACGCCGAAACGATTTCCTACCTCACGCCGCCCGCCGAAAATGCCGGGTTATATAAAGGGTTGAAAGAACTCAGCGAACTCATCGCCTCCTACCAAACCCTGAAAGATACCGGACGCGGCGCGCAAATCGTATTGACGATTATCGACAAGAGCATCATGCTTAACCTCGATAAAGATATCCCCGAATTGCTGGATGCCGAGGCGCTGAAAACCAAAGTTGAAAATCCCGAATCGCGGGAAGATTGGGATAATGTCGTCGGTTCGGTGTATCGCAAGTTAATGGAAATCGAATCGCGCCTTTTACCTTGCGGCTTGCACGTCATCGGCAAACCGCCCACCGCAGAAGAAGCCGTCGCTACCTTAGTCAACATCGCCAGTCTCGACCGCGAAGATGAGGGAATTAAGAGCCTGCAACGGATTATCGCCGAGAGTTTGGGACGGGAGATTGAGGAAATTTATCGCAACAGCGATCGCGGCATCCTCGCCGACGTAGAATTGCTGCAAAACATCACGATGGCAACCCGTGCCGCCGTCGCTGCCCTCGTCAAAGAACAAACCGATGCCCAGGGGCGCATCTCCAAAGTCACCGGCCTCAACTTCTTCAATATGTTGAAGAAAGTCCCTTGGATTGAAAGCCTCCACCAAGCCGGATACAACAAAGTCAACGCCGACGAAATCAAACCCCTGTTTGAATACCTCGAATTCTGCCTCGAACAAGTCTGCGCTGACAACGAACTCGGCGGACTCCTGCAAGCCCTCGAAGGCGAATACGTCCTACCCGGCCCCGGCGGCGACCCCATCCGCAACCCCGCCGTTCTACCCACCGGCAAAAACATCCACGCCCTCGACCCCCAATCGATTCCCACCCTCGCGGCAGTCAAATCCGCTAAAATCGTTGTCGATCGCCTGTTAGAACGGCAACGTCTCGACAACGGCGGGAACTATCCCGAAAGCATCGCCCTCGTACTGTGGGGAACCGACAACATCAAAACCTACGGCGAATCCCTCGCCCAAGTCCTGTGGATGGTCGGCGCAAAACCCGTCCCCGACGCATTAGGGCGCGTTAATAAAGTCGAACTGATTCCCCTCGAAGAACTCGGTCGTCCCCGCATCGATGTCGTCGTCAACTGTTCGGGAGTATTCCGCGACCTGTTCATCAACCAAATGAACCTCCTCGACAAAGCCGTGAAAATGGCAGCCGAAGCCGAGGAACCCTTAGAGATGAACTTCGTTCGCAAACACGCCCTGCAACAAGCCGAAGAACTCGGTATCGGACTGCGCCAAGCCGCCACTCGCGTCTTCTCCAACGCCTCCGGTTCTTACTCCTCCAACGTCAACCTCGCTGTGGAGAATAGCACCTGGGAAAACGAATCGGAATTGCAAGAGATGTACCTGAAACGGAAATCCTTCGCCTTCAACTCCGACAACCCCGGCATCATGGACGACAACCGCCAAGTCTTTGAAGCCGCGCTGAAAACCGCAGAAGTCACCTTCCAAAACCTCGACTCCTCGGAAATCAGCCTTACCGATGTCTCTCACTACTTCGACTCCGACCCAACTAAGGTCGTCGCCACCCTGCGCAACGACGGCAAACAGCCCGTCGCCTACATCGCCGACACCACCACCGCCAACGCCCAAGTCCGCACCCTCTCTGAAACCGTCCGCCTGGATGCGCGCACCAAAATGCTCAATCCCAAGTGGTACGAAGGAATGCTGAGTCACGGTTACGAAGGCGTTCGCGAATTGTCCAAGCGCTTGGTGAATACGATGGGTTGGTCGGCAACAGCGGGCGCGGTTGATAATTGGGTGTATGAAGACGTGAATACCACCTTCATCAACGACCCGGAAATGTGCAAGCGGTTGATGGATTTGAATCCAAATTCCTTCCGCAAAATGGTTGGGACGTTATTGGAAGTGAACGGACGCGGTTACTGGGAGACTTCTGAGAGTAATTTAGACCGTTTGCGCGAGTTGTATCAGGAGGTGGAAGACCGAATTGAGGGGATTGAGTAAACTTTAGTCATAGTTAAGATACAAAGAGAGACGCGCCCGGGTGCGTCTCTCTTTGTTTAGATTGTTAGAATGTTATGGGCAAGCTCAGTAAACTTATCGCCAAATTTCTCACCTATCCTCCAGAAGTCCGTTTTGATGAAGTGCGCTATCTCTTAGAAGCTTTTGGATATTGGGAAGCTCGTTCTAAAGGTAGTCATCACGCTTTTGAAAATGAGGTAGGAGATGTAATTATTATTCCTAAAAAGGGAGGTAAAAAAGTCAAAAGAACATATGTGATAGAAGTCGTTCGCTTATTAGATTTAGAGAATTGGCAAGATGACTCAGAGTAAAGAAGTTAAACGCAAACCCTTAGAATTTTACCTGTCGTTAAAGTATCCAATGTCCCTTTATCCTGAAGAGGATGGAGGATATACCGTTACAATTCCCGATTTACCTGGATGTCTTGCACAAGGCGATAGTCTTGAAGAAGCAATTGAAAATATTAATGAAGCCAGAGAGTTATGGATAGAAACGGTTTATAGAAGTGACAAAAAAACGATTCCTTTGCCGTCGAGAACAATACGTTAAACCTCAGATTTCGGAAATGAAACTTCATTATGAAATCATTCTCTATTGGAGCCTAGAAGATAGTGCTTACATTGCAGAAGTCCCAGAGTTGCCAGGTTGTGCTGCTGATGGGGACACCGATCGAGAAGCTTTACAGAATGTAGAAATTATCATGCAAGAATGGATAGAAACGGCAAAAGAGTTAGGACGAAAAATTCCAAAACCTCAAGGGCGTTTGATATCTGCTGAACTATTCGAGTCGGGTTATTCCTCCTGTAGAGACGTTGTATACAACGTCTCTACAGATACAACGTTGCTATGATGCTTTGAATTTAGTGCGCCATGACAAAAACGATTCGGTTGCAGAATTGGGATTACCGAAATAATGGCTGGTATTTCGTCACGATTTGTACGCGCGATCGCGTTTGTTATTTTGGGGATATTGTGGATTGTAAAATGGAGTTATCCGCGATCGGTAAAATAGCTCGGGCTTTTTGGCAAGAAATTCCTCAACATTCTCGTTATACCAGCCTTGACGCTTATGTTCTTATGCCCAATCATATCCACGGAATTGTGATTATCGATCGCCCAGATAACAGTGGTAGGGACGTTATATATAACGTCCCTACCGAAATCTCTGCCGATCTTACTGAAGACGATTTTTACCAGAAAATGTCGAAATTATCTCCAAAAGCGGGTTCTCTCAGTGTCATTATGCGCTCTTACAAAGCAGCCGTAAGTCATTCTTATCGTGAGAACGGCTATAGTAATTTTGCGTGGCAGCCCAGATTTTATGAAAGCATTATTCGCAGCGAACGCGATTTAGAAAACATACAAAACTACATTGTCAATAATCCTGCTAACTGGTCGGAAAGTAAGGATAATCCGATAAACTTTGAAATGTAAAAATACTCGTAGAGACGTTGTATACAACGTCTCTACAGGGTTGTACAAAAGGGACTATCATACCTTGAGGATGCGATCGCGTCCGCGAACAGGGACTCGCGTATCCTTTTTTTATTAGGAGTAAATTCATTGAGGGTAAGCAATAGTCGAGGCAGAAAGGAATCGCCCCTTTTCAGATTGCCCGATCGTCTTTTATGGTAGGGAAAGTTATGCCCGTCTCACACCGGGGATAATTTCCTTTATCGCTAACCACACACAAGTTATTATGTCAACGCCTTCTGCAACAATTGAGGGAAATTTTAGCATCTACGGCGATCGCCTGCGCGTCAAACATCTAGCGTTTTCCACCGCCCCCGACGACGGTAAAGACGTTATTGCAGGCTTGATACGCTCGCCAAAATCGCTCCCGCCCCGCTACTTCTACGACGAGCGCGGTTCCCAGTTATTCGAGCAAATTTGCGAACTGCCTGAATACTACCCGACGCGCACGGAAGCAGCAATTTTACAGCAAATTTCCCCCGAAATTGCACGGCTGACAGGCGCTTGCGAATTAGTCGAATTCGGGAGCGGGAGTTCGAGCAAAACGCGCCGTTTGCTCGATGCGTACCGAGATTGTAACTATCCCCTTTACTACGTTCCGATTGACGTAAGCGCCAGTATTTTGGAACTGAGCGCCCAGCAGTTATTGCTCGATTATCCGATGCTAAAAATTCAAGCTTTAGTCGGAACTTATGAAGAAGCGATCGCGCATCTTCCAGTTTCGCACCTACCCGCGCGTCTGATGTTCTTTCTGGGCAGTAGCTTGGGTAATTTTACCCCAACCGAGTGCGATCGCTTCTTCGAGCAGATTTCCTGCGCTCTCGAACCGGGCGATTACTTCCTGCTTGGAACCGACTTACAAAAACCGAAATCCGTTCTCGAAGCCGCTTATAACGATAGCCAAGGCGTAACCGCAGCGTTCAACCTCAATATGCTCTCGCATCTCAACGCGCGCTTCGACGGTAACTTTAACCTCGATCTTTTTTCACATCGCGCTATCTACAACGAAAGCAAAGCCCAAATCGAAATGTATCTCGATCTTAAAGAAGCTTGCACCGTTACTTTAAATGCTCTCGATTTCACTATTTCTTTTGAAAAAGGAGAAAGTATTTTAACCGAAATTTCTCGTAAATTTAATCTCGATCTGATACAAGAAGAATTGCAAAAACGAAACTTTGAAGTGTTACAAACCTGGACGGACCCAAAACAATGGTTTGGATTGAGCCTTGCGCGCCTTGGCGATGCTTAGCCAATCAATAAAAAAACTACCCTGCTTAAGTTTGAGTGATTTTTAATCTGCCGACTGATGTAGCGTTTTTCCTGGGCGCAAGCTACGCTTCTCATGAAAATTTTAGCGATCGGGTGGGCCTTACCATTTTGGGATAAAATCTAAAGAAATGTAGGGGCGAATCGCTTTTCGCCCTTACAATCGGTAATCAATATTTAGTTATACCAATTCTCATTGATTTTGCACGATTTCAGAAGAGGGCATAACATTGTTATGCCCCTACAGCACAAAATTTAGTGCATTGCGATTGGGAATTGGTATTAGTCTGTTTTGGGTTATTTTGTCAAAATCCGATGAAACTGAATGAAGTCGTACCTTGGGGCAGAACGTTAGGCGAGTATCAAACCATGTTTTCGCTCTCAGAAGCCGAGCTAAAGACCCAAATTTTGGGCTGCGGCGATGGGCCGGCTAGTTTTAATGCTGAAATGAAACAAAAGGGATATTCCGTTATCTCTATCGACCCAATTTATCAATTTTCTACCGAACAAATTCGTCAGCGCGTTTGCGAAACCTACGATCCCATTATTTCTCAAGTCCAGCAAGATGAAAAACGCTATGTTTGGCAGAATTTTCGCAATGCAGAAGCGTTAGGAAAAGCGCGACTGGCGGCAATGGAAGCTTTTTTATTAGATTATGAATCGGGCAAAAAAGAAGGACGTTACTTGTTTCAAGCTTTGCCCGTATTAGAGTTTTCAGAGCGTGCTTTTCAATTATGTTTGTGTTCTCATTTATTGTTTCTGTATTCGGAACAATTATCGTTAGAATTTCATCTTAATTCTGTTTTGGAACTGTTGCGAGTTGCAGAGGAAGTGCGAATTTTCCCTTTATTAAAGCTCGACTGCGAACCCTCTCCTTATCTCGAACCCGTTCTTCAGGAATTAGATAAACGCGGCTATCGTTGGGGAATTCATACAGTTGCGTATGAGTTCCAAAAAGGGGGAAATCAAATGTTGCGAATAGTCGGTTAACTCCAACTTGCGATCGAGAAACTAAGAATCCAAATCAAAAAAACTCGCTCGATTATCGCTTGCTAAAGTCCCAGAATTAACCGCGCGAGGTTAAAGTAAATTAAAACGCCGATCGCGTCTACTGCTGTGGTAATAAACGGAGCCGACATCAACGCCGGATCTAACCCCAAAGAACGGAACAAAAACGGCAGCGACGAACCCGCCACCGAAGCCAGCAGAGAAATCACAACCAAGCTCAAACCGACCGCCAAACAAACCAAGAAATCTTGTTGAAACGAGAAATAAATCGTTGCTACCGTTCCCAATAAAATCCCTAATAATAGCCCTGCCATCGCTTCGCGGAGAATCACTTTAGCGACTCCTAAATCGCGAATTTCATCGGTATTCAAACCGCGAATGACAACAGTAGAAGACTGCGCGCCGACATTACCGCCCGTCCCCGTAAGCAGGGGAATAAAAGCAGCCAGGGCAACGACTTTTTCGAGCAATTCCGATTGAGAGCGGATAATTTCGCTGGTAATGGTATTCGTACCGAGCAAGACGAACAACCATACAACTCGCTTGCGGGCGACAGCGAGAAGATTAGTTTGAAAGTAATTATCCCCATCAGATTGCAAACCGCCGAGGGCATAGATATCTTCGGTTGCTTCTTGTTCGATAATATCAATTACGTCGTCAACGGTAACAACACCCACTAATCGTTCCTCGCGATCGACGACGGGAAGAGCTAGTAAATCGTAGCGTTGAATGAGGCGTGCCACTTCCTCTCGATCGGTATTTGTAAAGACGCTAACGGTTTCGCGAGTTGCAATTTCTGCAAGTATTTTGTCGGGGGCGGAAATGATTAAATCGCGCAGGGAAACAATCCCGATTAAACGTCGCTCCGCATCCGTGACATAAAGGTAGTAGATGACTTCAGAGGCATTGGCTAAACTGCGAATGCGATCGAGGGTTTGCGTAACGGTTAGACTCTCCTTAAGCGAGATATACTCCGGAGTCATAATCCGTCCGGCGGTGTCCTCTTCGTAACCGAGCAACAAAGCCGTCATTTGGCGTTCTTTGGGACTCAGTTGCGACAGCAGTCGCCGCACGACTTTAGCGGGGAGTTCGTCAAAAAGTTTAGCGCGATCGTCGGGAGACATTTGATCGACGATATCGAGAACTTCTTGATGCTTGAATTTTTGAATAAGATTTTGTTGAACGCTAGAATCGAGATGTTCGTAAACTTCGATCGCTTCTGCTTTAGAGAGTAAGCGAAACGCGATCGCTTGTTGGGACTCTTCTAATCCTTCAATTGCTTCAGCAATATCAACAGGTTGTACGGGAACTAATAGATCCTTTGCTCCTTGCAGGTTGCCCCGTTCTAAAAGGATTTCTAGTTGCTGCCGCACCAGTTGGCGCAGTTCGCTGCGCGCGAGCATTGGGATAGGTGGAATATTCTCAGTCACTTGCTTTTCGGTTAGCGAGGCGTGGATTGCAGATAGTCCGACAGCGAAATTTGTGGATTTTAGGCAGACTGTCTAGATCCCTCAATCGGTCAGTCGTTAGAGTTTAACCGCCCCGTCTGCGTCGGCCGCGATTGTGACGACTGGTGGATACGTCGTATTCTAAAGCAGCACCCAGGCCGAAGAGAACCCCGCTAAAAACGAAGAAAACTTCGAGCAAATTTCCACTTTCGTAATTGGGGATAAACTTGTAAGCGTATTTGCCCCACATATCGGCAATGTACAGGCAAAAGGTCGCCGCCGCAATCATTCGCCAAGATTGGGAAAATCTGCCGCCCCAAAATGCAAGGAGGAGGGTGGTTGCAACGATAAGCAGGCAGATATCCGCAATCACGTAAAAAAGGTTGACGGGTTCTGAAAATTGACTGAGAAATTTGTCCATTGTGCCTAACCAAGCAGGACGTTCGATTTTTTCGAGTTCCTCCGGCTCGAGTTTGGGCGCAGGTTGGTTTTTCTTGGATGGCGTGGAGGTTTTATCCGCAGCCACTTTGACGGGCGGTGGCGATGCGCTTTCGGTTTCCTCGGGTACGGGGGCGAAGGTAATCGTTAAGGCCAAGAGAATGCCCGCGAGCGCGATTCCACCGACGACGAACCACTGCCGCAGTTCTAAGTTCAGCCGTCGCGGTAAAACCGCTAAAATCATTCCCCACCCCAGAGAGAAATAAAAGGCGATGTAGAAGAAGTCAGCGGGCGAAACATCCGGTTCGAGCTTGAAGTACAGTTCCCAGATCCCGTAAACGCAACTGCCGATAAAAAAGGAGAACATCCCTAAACCAATACCCAACCAAACGTTTCTGCCGCTCGCAATTTGGGGACTCTGCCAGTTGCGATAGCACAGTAACGATGCACTGAAGAAGGCTCCGAGTTCTAAAAGAATGGCGAACCCGTCTTCCAAAATCGCGGGCGCGTCGGGACTTTAGTCGAAGTTCCACCCGGTATTAGCGATTTTGAGTTCCGCGTTACCGTTGCTGAAGATCAACCCGCCCCCCTACAACTCAAGCAATTTAAAGCCGCTGGATATACCAACCGCGTGCGTCCTTTCTACTACGACGATTCAGAAGAAGAATAATGGTACAAGTTCGAGAACTCGCCAACACCACCGCAGAAATTGCCCAAAAACTCGGCATTCAAAAATACGACATTTACGGTTCCTCTAGCGATTCGATTGGAGTCGAAGTCGAGCGCGGCGAACCCAAACAAGTTAAAGCCTCGAATCGCTCTAGCGTTATCGTCCGAGTCTGGAACGCTGAAGCGAAAATGGGCGTAACCTCCACCACCGATGTCGATCCGCAAGGGATAGAACTCGCGCTCAAAACCGCCAGCGAAGCGAGTGCCTTTGGGGTAAGCGAACACGCCCCCGATTTTAGCCCGGAAGCTACTGCACCGGCTGCGGAAATCGATCGCGAACTCGTCGCCCCTGCTGAAGTCCCCACCTTAATCGATACCCTCCTCGCTGCGGAAAACGAGCTAATTGCCGCTCATCCTGCCATTGAAAGCGTTCCTTATAACGGCCTTTCTCAACGCAACATCGATCGCTTCTATCTCAACAGCGATGGCGCGCTGCGCGATGAAGCTTGTTCCTACAGTTCCATTTATTTATACGCCAAAGCCGAACAAGAGGGGAAAAAACCGCGCAGTGCGGGCAGTTATAAAGTCAGCACCAGCTTAGGCGAACTCGATGTTAAAGGCTGCATTCAAGAAACTGCGGCCAAGACGATTAGCCATCTCGATTACCAGAAAATTAAAACGGGCAAATATTGCGTTGTTTTTTCTGGGGAAGCTTTTTTAAGTTTGCTCGGAGCGTTTTCTAATTTGTTTAATGCCCAAAGTATTTTGGACAATCAAAGCCTATCGACTCCCGAATCTTTAGGGAAGGTAATTGCTTCGCCTTTACTTTCCGTTTGCGACGATGCGCTGCATTCGGCTAATGTCGGGGGCGAAACCTTCGATGGGGAAGGAACGCCGACGCGCCGCACGCCGCTGATTGAGGAGGGGGTTTTAACTCATTTTCTCCACAGTGCGGGAACGGCAAAGCGCATGAACGCTCAACCAACGGGAAATGCCAATTCGGGGGCAAAGGTAACGGTCAGTCCGAATTTTTACCATGTTTTTCCCGGTAAAGCGGGCGATCGCGAGTATGCGTTGGAAACGGCGGAAAATGTCATTCTCATCGACGATTTGAGCGCACTCCACGCGGGAGTAAGCCCGCTGCAAGGGTCGTTTTCGCTGCCGTTTGATGGTTGGTTGGTGAATAAGGGCGATCGCACCAGCATCGATTCGGCTACCGTCGCCGGGGATTTTTGCGAGGTGTTGAAATCGATTATTTACGTGGAATCCGAGCCAGATATCACTCCGGGCGGCGTTTGTCCGCGCATCTGGGTTGAGGGTCTCTCAATTACGGGAGAATAAACGCGCTTCTTACAATTAATTCTTTCTTATTTATCCGAGTAATCGCGCACTCGGATTTTTTTGGTAAAATTAACTCAGTAATATTATTTAAGTATATATTTAAAAATTAGCGTTTGAGTTATTCAATTTTGGGCTCGACTTTCGTAGAAGTTGCGTAAAAATCGCCCAGACGTTTTGGCTCAATCCCTCAGATAGGCTCGCAACCTTTCCGAGAGCGATTGTAGAAAGACTACACTTTACGAGAAGAAAAGTTAGACTGGCAAAGGAAGCAAGCCGCGTTTAATCGAAAGAC from Oscillatoria sp. FACHB-1406 encodes the following:
- a CDS encoding magnesium chelatase subunit H, with the translated sequence MFTHVKSTIRSIAPAELNNRSLMKVVYVVLESQYQSTLSAAVREINDKNPNLAIEVSGYLIEELRDPENYENFKRDMAEANIFIASLVFIEDLADKVVAAVEPYRDSLDVAVVFPSLPKVMRLNKMGRFTMENLGQSKSAIAQFMRKRKEKNGSSFEDSMLKLLRTLPKVLKYMPIDKAQDARHFMMSFQYWLGGSPDNIENMLLMLADKYVFKDSNLHSQDYAEPVVYPDMGIWHPLAPKMFEDAKEYWQWFNNRDDISADIRDPLAPCVGLVLQRTHLVTGDDAHYVAMVQELEAMGARVIAVFSGGLDFSKPVDEYFWTDSNAAAVDVMVSLTGFALVGGPARQDHPKAIESLKRLNRPYMVALPLVFQTTEEWEKSDLGLHPIQVALQIAIPELDGAIEPIILSGRDGNTGRAIALQDRIEAIAQRAMKWANLRKKPKLDKKVAITVFSFPPDKGNVGTAAYLDVFGSIYEVMRALQNNGYDIQGLPDSPSALMEAVIHDAQAQYATPELNIAYKMSVMEYERLTPYYERLNENWGNPPGHLNTDGENLLVYGKHFGNLFIGVQPTFGYEGDPMRLLFSRSASPHHGFAAYYTYLSEVWKADAVLHFGTHGSLEFMPGKQMGMSDECYPDSLIGTIPNLYYYAANNPSEATIAKRRSYAETISYLTPPAENAGLYKGLKELSELIASYQTLKDTGRGAQIVLTIIDKSIMLNLDKDIPELLDAEALKTKVENPESREDWDNVVGSVYRKLMEIESRLLPCGLHVIGKPPTAEEAVATLVNIASLDREDEGIKSLQRIIAESLGREIEEIYRNSDRGILADVELLQNITMATRAAVAALVKEQTDAQGRISKVTGLNFFNMLKKVPWIESLHQAGYNKVNADEIKPLFEYLEFCLEQVCADNELGGLLQALEGEYVLPGPGGDPIRNPAVLPTGKNIHALDPQSIPTLAAVKSAKIVVDRLLERQRLDNGGNYPESIALVLWGTDNIKTYGESLAQVLWMVGAKPVPDALGRVNKVELIPLEELGRPRIDVVVNCSGVFRDLFINQMNLLDKAVKMAAEAEEPLEMNFVRKHALQQAEELGIGLRQAATRVFSNASGSYSSNVNLAVENSTWENESELQEMYLKRKSFAFNSDNPGIMDDNRQVFEAALKTAEVTFQNLDSSEISLTDVSHYFDSDPTKVVATLRNDGKQPVAYIADTTTANAQVRTLSETVRLDARTKMLNPKWYEGMLSHGYEGVRELSKRLVNTMGWSATAGAVDNWVYEDVNTTFINDPEMCKRLMDLNPNSFRKMVGTLLEVNGRGYWETSESNLDRLRELYQEVEDRIEGIE
- a CDS encoding type II toxin-antitoxin system HicA family toxin, encoding MGKLSKLIAKFLTYPPEVRFDEVRYLLEAFGYWEARSKGSHHAFENEVGDVIIIPKKGGKKVKRTYVIEVVRLLDLENWQDDSE
- a CDS encoding type II toxin-antitoxin system HicB family antitoxin, giving the protein MTQSKEVKRKPLEFYLSLKYPMSLYPEEDGGYTVTIPDLPGCLAQGDSLEEAIENINEARELWIETVYRSDKKTIPLPSRTIR
- a CDS encoding type II toxin-antitoxin system HicB family antitoxin, with protein sequence MKLHYEIILYWSLEDSAYIAEVPELPGCAADGDTDREALQNVEIIMQEWIETAKELGRKIPKPQGRLISAELFESGYSSCRDVVYNVSTDTTLL
- a CDS encoding transposase — translated: MTKTIRLQNWDYRNNGWYFVTICTRDRVCYFGDIVDCKMELSAIGKIARAFWQEIPQHSRYTSLDAYVLMPNHIHGIVIIDRPDNSGRDVIYNVPTEISADLTEDDFYQKMSKLSPKAGSLSVIMRSYKAAVSHSYRENGYSNFAWQPRFYESIIRSERDLENIQNYIVNNPANWSESKDNPINFEM
- the egtD gene encoding L-histidine N(alpha)-methyltransferase, which codes for MSTPSATIEGNFSIYGDRLRVKHLAFSTAPDDGKDVIAGLIRSPKSLPPRYFYDERGSQLFEQICELPEYYPTRTEAAILQQISPEIARLTGACELVEFGSGSSSKTRRLLDAYRDCNYPLYYVPIDVSASILELSAQQLLLDYPMLKIQALVGTYEEAIAHLPVSHLPARLMFFLGSSLGNFTPTECDRFFEQISCALEPGDYFLLGTDLQKPKSVLEAAYNDSQGVTAAFNLNMLSHLNARFDGNFNLDLFSHRAIYNESKAQIEMYLDLKEACTVTLNALDFTISFEKGESILTEISRKFNLDLIQEELQKRNFEVLQTWTDPKQWFGLSLARLGDA
- a CDS encoding SAM-dependent methyltransferase translates to MKLNEVVPWGRTLGEYQTMFSLSEAELKTQILGCGDGPASFNAEMKQKGYSVISIDPIYQFSTEQIRQRVCETYDPIISQVQQDEKRYVWQNFRNAEALGKARLAAMEAFLLDYESGKKEGRYLFQALPVLEFSERAFQLCLCSHLLFLYSEQLSLEFHLNSVLELLRVAEEVRIFPLLKLDCEPSPYLEPVLQELDKRGYRWGIHTVAYEFQKGGNQMLRIVG
- the mgtE gene encoding magnesium transporter, whose product is MLARSELRQLVRQQLEILLERGNLQGAKDLLVPVQPVDIAEAIEGLEESQQAIAFRLLSKAEAIEVYEHLDSSVQQNLIQKFKHQEVLDIVDQMSPDDRAKLFDELPAKVVRRLLSQLSPKERQMTALLLGYEEDTAGRIMTPEYISLKESLTVTQTLDRIRSLANASEVIYYLYVTDAERRLIGIVSLRDLIISAPDKILAEIATRETVSVFTNTDREEVARLIQRYDLLALPVVDREERLVGVVTVDDVIDIIEQEATEDIYALGGLQSDGDNYFQTNLLAVARKRVVWLFVLLGTNTITSEIIRSQSELLEKVVALAAFIPLLTGTGGNVGAQSSTVVIRGLNTDEIRDLGVAKVILREAMAGLLLGILLGTVATIYFSFQQDFLVCLAVGLSLVVISLLASVAGSSLPFLFRSLGLDPALMSAPFITTAVDAIGVLIYFNLARLILGL
- a CDS encoding TldD/PmbA family protein — protein: MVQVRELANTTAEIAQKLGIQKYDIYGSSSDSIGVEVERGEPKQVKASNRSSVIVRVWNAEAKMGVTSTTDVDPQGIELALKTASEASAFGVSEHAPDFSPEATAPAAEIDRELVAPAEVPTLIDTLLAAENELIAAHPAIESVPYNGLSQRNIDRFYLNSDGALRDEACSYSSIYLYAKAEQEGKKPRSAGSYKVSTSLGELDVKGCIQETAAKTISHLDYQKIKTGKYCVVFSGEAFLSLLGAFSNLFNAQSILDNQSLSTPESLGKVIASPLLSVCDDALHSANVGGETFDGEGTPTRRTPLIEEGVLTHFLHSAGTAKRMNAQPTGNANSGAKVTVSPNFYHVFPGKAGDREYALETAENVILIDDLSALHAGVSPLQGSFSLPFDGWLVNKGDRTSIDSATVAGDFCEVLKSIIYVESEPDITPGGVCPRIWVEGLSITGE